Within the Mesotoga sp. Brook.08.105.5.1 genome, the region CCTGGAATTCTGCTGAAGTTTTTCATGTTGTGCGTGACTAAAGTCATGTCGTTTTCGATGGCAATACCGGCTATGAGAAGATCTATATCATCCAAAGGCGTTCCGAGTTTTCTAAGATATGCGTAGTGCGTCGCAGCGATAGAAGCTGATTCAAGCGTAATAGGAAGTACTTCATTGAACAGACAAAACTTCAGGAATTGCTCTATTTGTCTTGTCGCTTCAATATGTCTCAAACCACCGCAAAAACATTTAAAAAAATTGGGACAGACTTTATTATTTACTTACCTGTAATGTATTTATTCATAAATACTCCTCGTTTTTATCAGACAAAGCACAAAGGGGCGTTCGAAAACAGAAAACGCCCCTGAACTAGATTTTGGTCGGTAAAGAGTATTTACTCCGCTTCTTCCACGGTGATATGAAGAGTGCGTTCAAGCAGTATGTTTTGGAGTTCGAAGTTTGGGAAATCAACAAGAAGGGCTGATATCACGAGCTCATAGTCTCCTGCCCCGGGCAGAAGGTCTTTTCGGGACGGACTTTTTTATTTACATTTGCGTAATATAGAACTTCATTCAGGAGAGCAGTGC harbors:
- a CDS encoding PIN domain-containing protein; amino-acid sequence: MRHIEATRQIEQFLKFCLFNEVLPITLESASIAATHYAYLRKLGTPLDDIDLLIAGIAIENDMTLVTHNMKNFSRIPGLKLQDWRE